From one Agathobaculum sp. NTUH-O15-33 genomic stretch:
- a CDS encoding D-alanine--D-alanine ligase family protein, which translates to MKLAVVFGGVSSEHSISCLSAASVLRNLDQNKYEILAVGITEEGRWYLYPDYNVDKIEKGLWQEEPGLVPAILSPDRAAHGLILLTDGGVQTVRVDCVFPVLHGIGGEDGTIQGLLELAAIPYVGCGVAASANSMDKSITKVLVEAAQVRQARYYLALKHEFAADAAGVARAAAERIGSFPVFVKPCSSGSSVGVAKAADMRELTEGLEAAFGYDSKVLVEEFISGHEIECAVLGNLSPVASTVGEIAPAQEFYTFDAKYADEASKLFIPARITEEQLEETRQNAIKVYTALGCRGLSRVDFFCTYDGGEIVFNELNAIPGFTSISMYPKLFAHSSVGYTELLDRLVTLALEEHHG; encoded by the coding sequence GTGAAATTAGCAGTTGTTTTCGGCGGTGTGTCGAGCGAGCACAGCATCTCGTGTCTTTCGGCGGCCTCTGTTTTGCGCAATCTGGATCAAAATAAATATGAAATTTTGGCGGTCGGCATCACGGAAGAGGGCCGCTGGTACCTATATCCCGACTATAATGTGGATAAAATCGAAAAGGGCCTCTGGCAGGAGGAGCCCGGTCTTGTTCCGGCCATCCTGTCCCCGGACCGGGCGGCGCACGGTCTTATTTTGCTGACGGACGGCGGGGTTCAAACCGTTCGGGTGGACTGCGTGTTCCCCGTGCTGCACGGCATCGGCGGCGAGGACGGCACGATACAGGGCCTGTTGGAGCTGGCCGCCATCCCCTATGTGGGCTGCGGCGTCGCGGCCTCGGCCAATTCGATGGATAAATCCATCACCAAGGTGCTGGTCGAAGCGGCACAGGTGCGGCAGGCGCGGTATTATCTGGCCCTTAAGCATGAATTCGCGGCGGACGCCGCAGGCGTTGCGCGCGCGGCGGCGGAGCGGATCGGGTCCTTCCCGGTGTTTGTCAAGCCCTGCTCGTCCGGCTCGTCGGTCGGCGTGGCCAAGGCGGCCGATATGCGGGAGCTGACCGAGGGATTGGAGGCCGCCTTTGGATATGATTCCAAGGTGCTGGTCGAAGAATTCATCAGCGGCCACGAGATCGAATGCGCGGTGCTCGGCAATCTGTCGCCGGTCGCCTCTACGGTGGGCGAGATCGCGCCCGCGCAGGAATTCTACACCTTTGACGCGAAATACGCCGATGAAGCCTCCAAACTGTTCATACCCGCGCGCATCACGGAGGAGCAGCTCGAAGAAACGCGGCAAAACGCGATCAAGGTCTATACGGCGCTCGGCTGCCGGGGGCTGTCGCGCGTCGATTTCTTCTGCACGTATGACGGCGGCGAGATCGTTTTCAACGAACTGAACGCCATTCCCGGCTTCACCTCGATCTCCATGTACCCCAAGCTGTTCGCCCACAGCAGCGTCGGCTATACCGAGCTGCTCGACCGTCTGGTCACGCTCGCGCTGGAGGAGCACCATGGATAA
- the murI gene encoding glutamate racemase, producing the protein MDNRAIGVFDSGLGGLTAVRRLHEIMPEESIIYFGDTGRVPYGTRGRNTIIKYTRQDIRFLLEYDLKAIVVACNTASAAALDTVQGEFDVPIFGTVEPSCEKARAVTKNGRIGVIGTAATVRSGVFERSLKKADAALDVQTVACPLFVPLVENGRVKRGDVVIETVVREYLQPVRERGVDTLILGCTHYPLLHEVIADFMGPSVTLVDSGAEAANALRRAVAPASGGAGETRYFVSDDPAGFAQLASLFLQEDVTGSAGLVDISGY; encoded by the coding sequence ATGGATAACCGCGCCATCGGCGTGTTTGATTCCGGGCTGGGCGGCCTGACCGCGGTGCGCCGCCTGCACGAGATCATGCCGGAGGAAAGCATCATCTATTTCGGCGATACCGGCCGCGTGCCCTACGGTACGCGCGGCCGCAACACCATTATCAAATACACCCGGCAGGATATCCGCTTTTTGCTGGAATACGATTTGAAAGCCATCGTGGTGGCGTGCAACACGGCGTCCGCCGCGGCGCTGGACACGGTGCAGGGCGAATTTGACGTGCCGATTTTCGGCACGGTGGAACCCTCGTGCGAGAAAGCGCGGGCGGTGACGAAAAACGGCAGGATCGGCGTGATCGGCACGGCGGCGACCGTGCGCAGCGGCGTGTTTGAGCGAAGCCTGAAAAAGGCGGACGCCGCTTTAGACGTGCAAACGGTCGCCTGCCCGCTTTTCGTGCCGCTGGTGGAAAACGGGCGCGTGAAGCGCGGCGATGTCGTGATCGAGACGGTCGTGCGGGAATATTTGCAGCCGGTGCGGGAACGGGGCGTGGATACGCTGATTCTCGGCTGCACGCACTATCCGCTGCTGCACGAGGTGATCGCGGATTTTATGGGCCCCTCCGTCACTCTGGTCGATTCCGGCGCGGAAGCGGCGAACGCCCTGCGGCGCGCGGTCGCGCCCGCGTCCGGCGGCGCGGGGGAGACCCGCTATTTTGTTTCCGACGATCCCGCGGGCTTTGCCCAGCTCGCCAGCCTGTTTTTGCAGGAGGATGTGACGGGCTCCGCCGGGCTGGTCGATATTTCGGGATACTGA
- a CDS encoding DUF1934 domain-containing protein, which yields MKKDVWLSILSTQQFENCDEEQIDLVTAAKLYRRGGKYYIIYEESELTGLNGTLTTVKLEGKSVSLIRTGTYPSRMLFAENQRHVGLYQTPIGTSMTIATHTSHVRNTVGENGGELILDYTVEVDNSVMGEHHFEMTVTSEPLA from the coding sequence ATGAAAAAGGATGTTTGGCTGTCGATCCTGTCCACCCAGCAGTTTGAAAACTGCGATGAGGAGCAGATCGATCTGGTCACCGCCGCGAAGCTTTACAGGCGCGGCGGAAAATACTATATTATTTATGAGGAGAGCGAACTGACCGGCCTGAACGGCACGCTGACCACCGTCAAGCTCGAAGGCAAGTCGGTCTCGCTCATCCGCACGGGCACCTATCCCTCCCGCATGCTGTTTGCGGAAAACCAGCGCCACGTCGGACTGTATCAAACCCCGATCGGCACCAGCATGACGATCGCGACCCACACCTCGCACGTACGCAACACCGTGGGGGAAAACGGCGGCGAGCTGATTCTCGACTACACGGTCGAGGTGGACAACAGCGTGATGGGCGAGCATCACTTTGAGATGACGGTCACATCGGAGCCGCTGGCGTAA
- the argS gene encoding arginine--tRNA ligase, with translation MNAYESARAEARRVVEAACRKAAEAGTLPAGDLPPVTVETPKDASNGDWACTFAMQCAKPLHMAPRKIAEAIRDNLELADSCFEKVEIAGPGFLNFTLAQSWYGDAVRAVSEQGEDYGRTAAARPEKVMVEFVSANPTGPMHMGNARGGVLGDCLAEVLDWAGNDVTREFYINDAGNQVDKFAHSVEGRYIQEVRGEDAVAFDPSWYQGDDIKALAHDLVEKYGDSLLDKSPEERFQIIEGYGLPTNIARMERDLKRYKIDYDVWFRESELHGSGYVKETIDLLTEKGATYRTEDGALWLRSTDFGCDKDDVLCRANGFYTYFAADIAYHRNKFEKRGFDRVINIWGADHHGHVKRLQCALDAIGLDGSNRLEIVLMQLVRMMQGGEVVRMSKRTGKSLTLTDLLDEIPVDAARFFFNSRAAETQMEFDLDLAVRQDSDNPLYYVQYAHARICSVLKNAAESGFALPDPQAADLSVLTGADERALIKVIALLPEEIAQAAAARDPSRLNKYAVSLAQQFHHFYNACRIKDDDKRVRDARLTLCMAARQTIKNVLQIIGVEAPETM, from the coding sequence ATGAACGCATATGAATCCGCACGGGCCGAGGCAAGGCGCGTGGTCGAAGCCGCCTGCCGCAAGGCCGCCGAAGCCGGAACGCTTCCGGCGGGCGACCTGCCGCCCGTTACGGTCGAAACGCCGAAGGACGCCTCGAACGGCGACTGGGCCTGCACCTTTGCCATGCAGTGCGCAAAGCCGCTGCACATGGCCCCCCGCAAGATCGCGGAGGCGATACGCGACAATTTAGAGCTCGCGGACAGCTGCTTTGAAAAGGTCGAGATCGCGGGGCCGGGCTTTTTAAACTTTACCTTGGCGCAGAGCTGGTATGGCGACGCCGTGCGCGCGGTGAGCGAGCAGGGCGAGGATTATGGCCGCACGGCGGCCGCGCGGCCGGAAAAGGTGATGGTCGAATTCGTTTCGGCCAATCCCACCGGGCCGATGCACATGGGCAACGCCCGCGGCGGCGTGCTGGGCGACTGTCTGGCCGAGGTGCTCGACTGGGCGGGCAACGACGTGACGCGTGAATTCTATATCAACGACGCGGGCAATCAGGTGGACAAGTTCGCCCACTCAGTGGAAGGCCGCTATATACAAGAGGTGCGCGGGGAAGACGCGGTCGCGTTCGATCCTTCTTGGTATCAGGGCGACGATATCAAGGCGCTGGCCCACGATCTGGTTGAAAAATACGGCGACAGCCTGCTGGACAAGTCCCCCGAGGAGCGCTTTCAGATCATCGAGGGCTATGGCCTGCCGACCAACATCGCCCGCATGGAGCGAGACCTGAAGCGTTATAAGATCGATTACGACGTTTGGTTCCGCGAAAGCGAGCTGCATGGCTCCGGCTATGTCAAGGAGACCATTGACCTTTTGACAGAAAAGGGCGCGACTTACCGGACCGAGGACGGCGCGCTTTGGCTGCGTTCGACCGATTTTGGCTGCGATAAGGACGATGTGCTGTGCCGCGCGAACGGTTTCTACACCTACTTCGCGGCGGATATCGCCTACCACCGCAATAAGTTTGAAAAACGCGGCTTTGACCGCGTCATCAACATCTGGGGCGCGGATCACCACGGCCACGTCAAACGGCTGCAATGCGCGCTCGACGCGATCGGACTGGACGGGTCGAACCGCTTGGAGATTGTCCTGATGCAGCTGGTCCGCATGATGCAGGGCGGCGAGGTCGTCCGCATGTCCAAGCGCACCGGCAAGAGCCTGACGCTGACCGACCTGCTGGACGAGATCCCGGTGGACGCGGCGCGCTTTTTCTTCAATTCGCGCGCGGCCGAGACCCAGATGGAGTTCGACCTCGATCTGGCGGTGCGTCAGGATTCGGATAATCCGCTTTACTACGTGCAGTACGCGCACGCGCGCATCTGCTCGGTGCTGAAAAACGCCGCCGAAAGCGGCTTTGCGCTGCCCGACCCGCAGGCGGCCGACCTGTCCGTGCTGACAGGCGCGGACGAACGCGCGCTGATCAAGGTCATCGCGCTGCTGCCGGAGGAGATCGCGCAGGCAGCGGCTGCGCGCGATCCTTCCAGACTGAACAAATACGCGGTATCGCTCGCGCAGCAGTTCCATCATTTCTACAACGCCTGCCGCATCAAGGACGACGACAAGCGCGTGCGCGACGCGCGCCTGACGCTTTGCATGGCGGCCCGGCAGACCATCAAAAACGTTTTGCAGATCATTGGCGTAGAGGCCCCCGAGACAATGTAA
- a CDS encoding S41 family peptidase has translation MKALAKKLAALALSAALLTAPAGAVTADGQSETWFDGVWALINSFGLKAEDNPYILQNYINKYLTEHPEELYDVLNDILSLMDTHSMYLSAEEYSQGFSSVEGFVGIGVGMEQTANGVRIAEVMRYSAAEEAGLQIGDIIVEVDGVSVLDTPLADVAEKLRGQEGTTVSITVQRQGRGVTVTCTRRKINETYVSNKTLAEGIEYIKVTAMGSENDWKAFEEIWNGLPDKGAKAVVLDLRGNGGGVIDVAIQMANAMVPNADVYLAGVHWREDMGGLTRHYSTGSQIRMDKIVVLVDGGTASAAELLAGSLKETSSATLVGTKTYGKGQGQFHLELVNGDKLVITTLDLELPKSGTYEGKGIQPDVTVENEQVTVNAAALKPLDTKTPLYFGDSSEGVYAMTERLHLLGLLGGAQQAFDGDVLDAVAAFRQTYEMAPAQYASPEMLDALDGAMRSLDGQTYVLDSQLQLALEMCRLAIK, from the coding sequence GTGAAAGCACTTGCCAAGAAACTGGCCGCGCTGGCGCTCTCCGCCGCGCTGCTGACCGCGCCGGCCGGCGCGGTGACCGCCGACGGACAGAGCGAAACGTGGTTTGACGGCGTTTGGGCGCTGATCAACAGCTTTGGTCTGAAAGCGGAGGACAACCCGTATATTTTACAAAACTATATCAACAAATACCTGACCGAGCACCCGGAAGAATTATACGATGTTTTAAACGACATCCTCTCGCTGATGGACACGCACTCCATGTATCTGTCCGCGGAGGAATATTCGCAGGGCTTTTCCTCGGTCGAAGGCTTTGTCGGCATCGGCGTCGGCATGGAGCAGACGGCGAACGGCGTGCGCATCGCCGAGGTCATGCGCTATTCGGCGGCGGAGGAAGCCGGCTTGCAGATCGGCGATATCATCGTCGAGGTGGACGGCGTGTCTGTTTTGGATACGCCCCTTGCCGACGTGGCGGAAAAGCTGCGCGGGCAGGAAGGCACGACGGTTTCAATCACCGTGCAGCGGCAGGGGCGCGGCGTGACCGTCACCTGCACCCGCCGCAAGATCAATGAGACCTATGTATCGAATAAAACGCTCGCGGAGGGCATCGAATATATTAAGGTGACCGCGATGGGGTCGGAAAACGACTGGAAGGCCTTTGAGGAGATCTGGAACGGCCTGCCCGACAAGGGCGCAAAGGCGGTCGTGCTGGATCTGCGGGGCAACGGCGGCGGCGTGATCGACGTCGCGATCCAAATGGCGAACGCCATGGTGCCGAATGCCGATGTGTATCTCGCCGGCGTACACTGGCGCGAGGACATGGGCGGCTTGACCCGGCATTATTCGACGGGCAGCCAAATCCGCATGGATAAGATCGTCGTGCTGGTAGACGGCGGCACCGCCTCGGCGGCCGAGCTGCTGGCGGGCAGCCTGAAGGAAACGTCGTCCGCCACGCTGGTCGGCACCAAAACCTACGGCAAGGGACAGGGCCAGTTCCATCTGGAACTGGTGAACGGAGATAAGCTCGTAATCACCACGCTCGATCTGGAACTGCCGAAAAGCGGCACTTATGAGGGCAAGGGCATCCAGCCCGACGTCACGGTCGAAAACGAGCAGGTCACGGTAAACGCGGCGGCGCTCAAGCCGCTCGATACCAAAACGCCGCTTTATTTCGGCGACAGCTCGGAAGGCGTGTACGCCATGACCGAACGGCTGCATTTGCTCGGCCTGCTCGGCGGCGCGCAGCAAGCGTTCGACGGCGACGTGCTCGACGCGGTGGCCGCTTTCCGGCAGACCTATGAGATGGCGCCCGCGCAGTATGCATCCCCCGAGATGCTGGATGCGCTGGATGGGGCGATGCGCTCGCTGGACGGTCAGACCTATGTGCTCGATTCACAGCTTCAGCTTGCGCTGGAAATGTGCCGCCTTGCGATCAAGTAA
- the prmA gene encoding 50S ribosomal protein L11 methyltransferase, whose translation MDWKEVTIYTTTAGIEPVADMLLQNGVEGYVLEDAADFQDFLADTEIYWDYVDEDLMREKSTQETCLKIYLPQDEAGAKQLAAIRAALENLKARDEGSAWGRLCFDTAVTRQQDWEWGWKQYFKPFPVGKSFLIKPSWETVEDAAGRRILEIDPASSFGTGTHDTTQLCIAALEDTVRPGDAVLDMGTGSGILAIAAAMLGGEVRAVADIDANCLKTAQENAEKNHVSIGQGFCGDAARDAAMAEKLGTGYQVIVANIVADVIIGMARLFWDKLSSGGTLICSGILNERADEVCQKLTETGFAIVHAAQSDDWSAFTARKNAV comes from the coding sequence TTGGACTGGAAAGAGGTAACGATCTATACGACGACCGCGGGCATCGAACCGGTAGCGGATATGCTCCTGCAAAACGGGGTGGAAGGCTATGTGCTGGAAGATGCGGCGGATTTTCAGGATTTTCTCGCGGATACAGAGATATACTGGGACTATGTCGACGAGGATCTCATGCGCGAAAAATCCACGCAGGAGACTTGCCTCAAGATTTATCTGCCGCAGGATGAAGCCGGGGCGAAGCAGCTCGCGGCCATCCGCGCGGCGCTGGAAAACCTGAAAGCGCGGGACGAGGGCAGCGCTTGGGGGCGGCTGTGTTTCGATACCGCCGTCACCCGTCAGCAGGATTGGGAATGGGGCTGGAAGCAGTATTTCAAGCCCTTTCCGGTCGGCAAAAGTTTTTTGATCAAACCCTCGTGGGAAACGGTGGAGGATGCGGCGGGCCGCCGCATTCTGGAGATCGATCCCGCTTCTTCGTTCGGCACGGGCACGCATGATACCACGCAGCTTTGCATCGCGGCGCTGGAAGACACCGTGCGCCCGGGCGACGCCGTACTCGATATGGGCACGGGTTCGGGCATACTGGCAATCGCGGCGGCCATGCTGGGCGGCGAAGTGCGGGCCGTGGCCGATATCGACGCGAACTGTTTGAAGACCGCACAGGAAAACGCGGAGAAAAACCATGTTTCCATCGGGCAGGGCTTTTGCGGCGACGCGGCGCGCGACGCCGCGATGGCGGAAAAGCTCGGCACGGGCTATCAGGTGATCGTGGCCAACATCGTGGCCGATGTCATCATCGGCATGGCGCGGCTCTTTTGGGATAAGCTTTCGTCCGGCGGCACGCTCATTTGCTCGGGCATTTTAAACGAGCGCGCGGACGAGGTTTGCCAAAAATTGACGGAGACCGGCTTTGCGATCGTCCACGCCGCGCAAAGCGACGATTGGAGCGCGTTTACCGCCCGGAAAAACGCTGTTTGA
- a CDS encoding RsmE family RNA methyltransferase: protein MPRFFVTDKPKNGVITLTGEDAHHACRVLRLREGEAITLCDGAGTDYECEIALAKESGVQCLVLSERPSSGEPEQHITLYMALPKGDKMELIVQKSVELGVREIVPFLSAHCVSRPDKTEKRWPGGAKSRWKRRSNAEEAAFRRCMKCIRSKKRSKGPL, encoded by the coding sequence ATGCCGAGATTTTTTGTGACGGACAAACCGAAGAACGGCGTGATCACCCTGACTGGGGAGGATGCGCACCATGCCTGCCGCGTGCTGCGGCTGCGCGAGGGCGAGGCCATCACGTTGTGCGACGGCGCCGGCACCGATTACGAGTGCGAGATCGCGCTGGCGAAGGAGAGCGGGGTTCAGTGCCTTGTTTTATCCGAACGGCCGTCGTCCGGCGAGCCGGAACAGCATATTACGCTGTATATGGCGCTGCCCAAGGGCGATAAGATGGAGCTGATCGTACAGAAATCGGTCGAGCTCGGCGTTCGGGAGATCGTTCCGTTTCTGTCGGCGCACTGTGTGTCGCGGCCGGATAAGACCGAAAAAAGGTGGCCCGGTGGCGCAAAATCGCGCTGGAAGCGGCGAAGCAATGCGGAAGAGGCTGCATTCCGCAGGTGCATGAAGTGCATTCGGTCGAAAAAGCGATCGAAAGGGCCGCTTTAG
- a CDS encoding RsmE family RNA methyltransferase: MARWRKIALEAAKQCGRGCIPQVHEVHSVEKAIERAALAETRLFFYENEKHTGLRDVLSNGVGRSVSLVIGPEGGFAPSEKDAAERAGLVSVSLGTRILRCETAPIAALAAVLYAGGNM; the protein is encoded by the coding sequence GTGGCCCGGTGGCGCAAAATCGCGCTGGAAGCGGCGAAGCAATGCGGAAGAGGCTGCATTCCGCAGGTGCATGAAGTGCATTCGGTCGAAAAAGCGATCGAAAGGGCCGCTTTAGCCGAGACAAGGCTGTTCTTTTATGAAAACGAAAAACACACCGGCCTGCGCGACGTTCTGTCGAACGGCGTAGGGCGGAGCGTATCGCTGGTGATCGGCCCGGAGGGCGGCTTTGCCCCCAGCGAAAAGGATGCCGCGGAACGGGCGGGGCTTGTGAGCGTATCGCTCGGCACGCGCATCCTGCGGTGTGAGACCGCGCCGATCGCGGCGCTGGCCGCGGTGCTGTATGCCGGCGGCAATATGTAA